A genomic window from Bicyclus anynana chromosome 11, ilBicAnyn1.1, whole genome shotgun sequence includes:
- the LOC112049782 gene encoding baculoviral IAP repeat-containing protein 5 translates to MLKMENILENVESPLLFLVEERVKTFKHWPFGSNDKCNVRNMAEAGFYSVATGKEDADSAKCFLCGKELDGWEPSDDPWAEHKSHAAKCAFVQLGRREDELLLSEFLSVIKQYMINERKRVAELAKEQIDERAKLVKRHLSRK, encoded by the exons ATGCTGAAAATGGAAAACATATTAGAAAATGTGGAAAGCCCTCTTCTATTTTTAGTCGAAGAACGTGTGAAAACATTCAAACATTGGCCTTTTGGTAGCAATGACAAGTGTAACGTTCGGAACATGGCTGAGGCGGGTTTCTATTCCGTGGCCACGGGCAAGGAAGATGCGGATTCAGCCAAGTGTTTCCTTTGCGGTAAGGAGTTGGACGGCTGGGAGCCAAGTGATGATCCTTGGGCGGAACACAAGAGTCACGCTGCTAAGTGTGCTTTCGTACAACTTGGCAGGCGAGAAGACGAATTGTTG CTTTCTGAATTCCTATCAGTCATAAAACAATACATGATCAATGAAAGGAAGAGAGTGGCTGAGCTTGCCAAGGAGCAAATTGATGAAAGAGCAAAGCTTGTCAAGAGACATCTTAGCAGAAAGTGA